In the Bos mutus isolate GX-2022 chromosome 10, NWIPB_WYAK_1.1, whole genome shotgun sequence genome, atgtcttcctctagggaatcttcccaacccagggatcaaacctgtgtctcttatgtgtcctgcactggcaggtgggttctttacctctagtgccggGTCTAGGGTAGGAGATATACAAGGAAAGCATGGAACTTACCATACCAGATAGAAAAGAAGCCAGTAAACATTATCAGGGTAAAGTCAAAAGGACTCAGGAGCCAAGCCTATGGCCAAAGATGGGATAATTTGAGCATTATAAGGATAACTTAATAAACGTTAAGTATGTTTAAATCCTTGGGTTCataatgggtgtgtgtgtgtgtgtaactaatTGGTCACAAATAAAAAACCAACCTGGTCATCTGTTTGAAGGATGATATGAAaccaaatcattatttttttaaataactaaaacaTTTATTTGTGCCAGGTTCTAGTTGCGGACCATGGGGTCTttggttgtggcctgtgggatctagttccttgaccaggaactGGGActgctgcattgggagctcagagtcttaaccactcactggaccaccagaaaagtccccaaAACATTATATTGAAGATGGTAAATTAAGGAAAAGAATCAAGCAGTTATCTTGCTGTACCTGTATAAACTGTGCCTCAgggtaatgaaaacaaaataaaaggagtGTCCCTTTGTAAGGGAATTCCAAAGATTATGACAGAGTTTGAGGAGAGCTTTTCTGAAATCCCTAACAAATTAATGAATCTAGGCGATCAACATCTGGGCCTGGATTCAAtggttaaattgaagaaaagagTAGAGGGGTAACCTGTAGATTAAAAGAGATATAAAAGgtatacagttgttttttttttttaatggataaggTTAGGCTATAATGTCTAGGGTTCTGGATTTAggtaatacaggaaaaaaaagcaaggatGTGATTATCATGAACCATGGTGTCAATTTACACCAGGAAGGAGGGACTGTGAAGATGAGGAacgtggtggtgatggtggtggcaaAGTTTTAGTGTTTGGCAAAGTTCTATTTTTCTGGGTAATGACTTCAAGGTTCGATTTAGTTTATTAAGCTATACTTTTATTTTGTACGgttttctaaatctgtgttttagtttaaaaaataaagtttaataaaatgtgttaactatattttatcatttatccGGAGCTGCAGGGCATGCAATTTTGTTCTAGTtggcaaaatcttttttttttttttaaatgggggcTTGtccaggctttttattttttaaaatttaaaaaattgaggtatagttgtattagtttcaggtgtacagcacagtgattcagatacatatgtgtgtgtgtatatgtattctttttcagatgtttcttttataggttattacaaaatgtttatagttccctgtgctatacagtaggtccttatttgttatctatattttatatatagtagtgtgtatatgttaattccattCTCCTGATGTATCCCTTCCTCCTACCTTCTGCtatggtaaccgtaagtttgtgttctctgtgtgggtctatttctgttttgtgaataagctCACTTGTACCTTTTCAGATTCAATATATAAGTGATAGatatttgtcttctctgtctggcttacttcacttaatatgataatctcccAAGTTCATctgtgtttctgcaaatggcattattttattcttttctatggttaatattccactgtatatatataccacatctttatccattcatctgttgatggacatttaagttccTTCCacgttctggctattgtaaatagcgctgcagtgaacaccggggtgcgtgtatcttcaaattctagttttctctggatatgtgcccaggagtgggattgctggatcatatggcaactctgactttagttttttaaggaacttccatggtgttctccatagtggctgcaccagtttacattctcaccgacagtgtaggagggttcccttttctccacaccccctccagcatttatttgtagactttgatgatggccattttgaccaaTATTAGGCAATATCTCATTGCATTTCTCTATTAGTGAAGTTGAGATTTTTTCATGTTCCTGTTGGCCagctgtatgtctttggagaaacaaacaaaaaaaacgtTTTTTTGAccttgccatgcagcatgtgggatcttagttctctgaaagCTACTGGATTTCCAGGGAAATCTCCAGAGTAATTTTTAAGGCTAACACCTTCCTATTCCTGTGCATTTAGGTATGGTATCAGAAAGGTGCCTGGAATCCCAGTTCCCTGCCTCTTTCCAGGAAGGACTTTATTTCCAacctattttctttctcctctaaaTTGTATTTACATTGCTCACTTGCCTCTTAAACTGTCAAGTCAGCAGAGTATAACATGCCTACAGGGCCCACTCTAATCCATATTGAGTGAAAAGGTGAGGACAGCTAACATATAGTCAATGGTTATTCCTTGTCAGGTATAGTTATGAGTGCCTGGCTTCACTGACTCTTAACCCAAACAACACTGTCAGATGTAGGcacatccccattttatagctgaagaaactgagaggCACCCCTGGCCTGAGTCTACTGTGTGCCTAACATCTCTACTATGCTACCTCTGATCATATTGTTTCAGTTATCCCATGCTGTTTATGAAGTTTTAATATCTGTTAGTGcagtttaaaatctattttagtgCCATGGACTCCATTGCTGTGTTTTAGCATGTAATCTACTCTGACTTTAGATTCCTTTTTGCTCTTTACACATTATAACTCGTTATTGgctgttttctattaaaaaaatttggtgtttcctcctccaaggttttcttctgaggaattttcagttattttgtgaatatttgtCCTCATTTTGTGGGTACAACTTCCGTCGTACCCATCTCAGTTTATACATTCACTCAGGTGGATCCAGATCACGGGTGAAGTTACTCTCAGCCATCACCCCTGAACAGTGCCTGTCACACAGAAGGTACTACGGAAGTGTTAGCTGCCTCAATATTGGATCAGCTCTCATGAATACTTTGTGAGTCAAAACTTCAGGGTAATGCAGGAGGAAGAACAGGTCTGAGAACTGACAGTGGAGCCGCTTCACTGGAGTGGGGTCAGAGGCTTCTGCTTCTCCGATGGGAGATTGGGAATTTTAGGCCTGGAGGCTATACTGAGCAGCTCACAGAGGTCCCTCCTTTTTAATTCCTCAGGACACCAGTAGATACTGTCTTCTCCCAGCAATTTCTACTTATCTGGCTCGGTGGTTGAGCTGCCTGTGAGAGAGATCCTTATACCACTGGCCCATGCCAGGGCAGGCTGCACTGGGACACCAGCTGCTTGGAAGAAGATTGTGAAATTAGTGTTAAAGGGAAGCCTGTGAAGACAGGCAGGAAATGAAAACAGcacaaatgttatataaatgagcATTTCATTATTAGGCAGCATGTGGGGAAAGCTCTGGGGCCTGATCCCATAGCACCCAGAGGATGAGAGTGTTGTTAAGTTGCTCATAGTTTCTGCAAGCCTAGTGGCTTACTTATTCCAGGGGAGTTGGagtaggggtggggggtgctgtgCCCCCTCGCTAGCTGAAGGCTTAGGTCACATTCTGCGCACACGTCCCTCCAAGGCCTCCAGTTCAGCCAGCACTTCCTTGGGCAGATCCTGGTTGACCTGTTCTGTCAGATAGCTCcgaatgtcacgaacctcctgTTGCCAAAAGTCCTTGGGGAGGGAGAACAACTGGGTGGTGTCAATGGCTCCCAGGCTGCTGAGATCCAAGGCGCCTTCCTTAGGCACCAGCCCAATGGGTGTCTCCCGGGCACTCTCCTCCCCGTCGAGCCGTCGGCAGATCCAGTCTAGCACCCGGGCATTCTCTCCAAAGCCTGGCCACAGGAAGCGGCCTGCCTCGTCGCGCCGGAACCAGTTGACGTGGAAGATGCGGGGCAGCTGGACCCCCTTGCGCCCCTCCATGCTCAGCCAGTGTTCAAGGTAGCGCCCAAAGTTGTAGCCGAAAAACGGCCGCATGGCAAATGGGTCATGCATGATGACCTtccctggggaggggagcaggatgGGTAAGGAATCTCCTTTCTTACTGGAGAAAAGTatcctgcctccagctggagGAAGCTGTGAAATGTTGGTGGTACTGGAATATCCTTAAGGCAGGGCTaggggaagggagtggggaaaAGATACACCTGGAaggggtgggcaggaggaagGTCTGGctcagggagggagagaagaggcaAGGTGGGCACAGGAGTGAAGCAGGGAGGGCACTCACCTTTGTGTTCAGCCGCTGCAGTGGCCTCGGAGCGCATGGCACTGCCCACAAACACCCCGTGGCGCCAGTTGAAGGCCTCATATACCAGGGGGACTCCTGGGACACCAGGGCACACGGTCACAGGCAGCCCTTATCTTTGCACCATCACTCTATCCCTTCTGGTGATCTCAGCTCCTACTGTCTCCTAGGACCTCCACTGTGGATTTTCAAACCCCATGCCGCCCGCCTCCACCTTGATTCTCCAGGTGGGGGCGCTCTACAGGCAGACAGCTGTAGTTAGCAATCCAGGTTGAGGCCCTCTGAGCTTTAAATACAAGAGGGAGGTGTGCCCTGATAGGGAGCCTGACTCTTAACCCAGAAGGCACAGAGCCTACATGATGTTTACCTTTGGGTCTACGGCCTCCAAAGATGATGGCGTCAATGGGGACTCCCTCTGGGGCCTCCCAGGCGGGGTCTATGATGGGGCACTGGCGAGCCGGGGCACAAAAGCGAGAGTTGGGATGCGCACAGGGCTCCTTGTCACCTGGCAGAGCAAATACAAATACTATCACTTCCAAGGGCATGTCCACTCCCAACACATATACCTTTGCAGGCACTCTTGCACAATTTCTTTTTGCCTCATCAGCTCCCTGCAACCTTGAGTTGGAGGTTGGTAGGGAGAAGGGAGCCAGAACATCTCCCCTGAAGATCAAGTTATTTATCCATGATGGTGCTGCCAACTGAGTTATGGGAGAAAAGAATGGGAGAGGAACTGGGGTTTAGCAGGATATTAATGTTTATGCTAAGTTACAGAACTTGGCCAGTGCTCAAGGGAATGGGGTTAAATACTGTCGTAGAGTTATAATAGAAATTTTGCCCCAGAAACTCTTCTTTTATgagattattatttaaataaacactCAAACCTAAAGCAAAAACTGAGACTGTCAGGTCAGTATTTCAGATAACTGACTTTCCATCAGCAAATGGCGGAAGACAGAATTTCCTGAGTTATCAAAATGCAAACAGGAACTAATTTTAAAGCTAGCAGTATTTTGGTAATTTCCCTGGGTCTGCTTAGACCCTGCTGGAGTGACAGGGCTTGAAGAACTCAGTTGAGGACGTAACCTGGACAGTGGTAACCTGAGGAGACCATTTTAGGCCCCTTCAGATGCATGGAGAGGAGTTGGGACCAACAGTGGCATATGTATAAAGCCCCATCATGGGGGCCCTGAATGGGCACAGTGCTTTCTCTGCTAGAAGTTGCTGCTCAAACCTGGGGGGCAAGGGAGTCACAGACCCAGTgtaccctgccctcctccagccccagctcctgCCTCCACTCTCATATAAGCACCATCCCTTACACTTCTCTCTGGCACTTTCATCCCCAGTTCAGGACCTAGCTCAGGGTATTATTCTGAGAATTGAAGCTGGTACAACACGCCCTAGTAATACCCCTGAATCCAGAGATGATGAAAGGGTTGGGCAACTAGCCTGTGGGGAAATATGAAAGTTTCTTGGATTTCTCAGTTGGGTGGGAAGGCTGAGGAGGGCTTAATGATGGTGTTAGAGAAAATGAAGGATGATTAGATGAAGAGGGTGACTGCTAAGCCAGCCTGGAAAACTTGAATGTAAGCTTCAGTGACCACAGGCCACCCTCCCCTGCTAAGCTCTTCTTTGCTCCCAACCCTAGATCTCGGCTCTCTAAATGCCAAAGGCCACTAAAAGCTGAAGGTCCAGAGtgcagggctgggggaaggggagggcggCAGGGCACTGGAGAGTAATGACAGGGTTGAGAAACTAGCTTCCAGGAGAGGCTAAAGAGCTGGTCTAACTTCGTTTGAAAGGACTGGGGTGAATATGTTGGAAGAGCAGGGGAAAGTTAACCATACTGACCTTTAGCCAATGATTATTttaggggggtggtggtggggacccATGGGAGGGGAGGGCCAGGCTTCCTCCTTCCTAATGGGTCAACTTTATGGATTGTGCTTTGAGTCCAATTCTTTCTGTAATAATTTCCAAGACAGCCCTTCCCCTTTAAAAACATTCAGCTTATATTAATTGAGAATTTACTATGTATTCAGCACTATGTTGAACcttttacatgcattatttaatttaatcctccAATACCTTGTGAGCTAGGTACTGTAATAACTACCCCCATTCAAGTGATGGGGACCCTGAAGCTCAGGAGGTTTTAGCAACTCAGTCAGGCCACAGAGCCAATGCTTGGTGGAGCTGGGATGTGACTTGAGATCTTGCTTAGGGTTAGAAAACAGAACATTCATAACTCCCTGTGCCTCCCAGAGTTCCTGGGAGGTGGCTGCAGGTTGAGGAAAACTTTACATCAACAAGGTGCTGAGCCCCGGGTCTGACTAACCCCTCATACCAGGTTTCCAGGGTTTGCCTAGCCAGGAGGTCACGGTGATGCCAGGTGGAAGAGGCTGATCAATGCCCTCCCAATACACGCCGCCATCGCTGGTCTCAGCCACGTTGGTGAAAATGGTGTTACTCTGGATTGTGGCCATAGCATTGGGGTTGGTGGTGGCAGAGGTGCCAGGGGCCACCCCAAAGAAGCCATTCTCAGGGTTGATGGCCCGGAGTCGACCTGTCGagaggagaagtgaaaaaaaggaaggaCTAACCAGGAAGAGTTGAGAGGCTCAGTCTTGGAAGGTCTTGCTCAGCTCCTCCCTGCCCTGAGCTAGACCCTAGATCTGAGGGGAAAGGCTCTGCATCTCCAGGGTAGGGGGCTGCCAGGAGGCAGGGGGGGTGGGGCGGTCGTTCAGGAAAATGTTCTCACTGACAAAGTTCACCCTGAGCAGTGAGGGGAGCGTCGAACCAGAACCCAGAGTATGATCTGAGGGCCTCTCACCATCACTGTCAAACCTCATCCAGGCGATGTCATCCCCCACACACTCCACTTTCCAGCCTGGCAGTGCCGGCCGCATCATGGCCAGGTTTGTCTTGCCACAAGCACTGGGGAAGGCGGCTGCCACATAGCGCTTCTTCCCCGATGGATTGGTGATACCTAGGATCTGCGAGTTGGGGAGAGAGAGGACAAGGAAGAGAGCACCAGACAGAGGTCAGGAATGGTCTGCCTGGGAAGGACAGTTAGGGGTCGACAGGGAGGACCAAGGTTTATTCACTAATTGGGTACACCGCCTGGCCATGGGGCCTGGGGTGGCAGCAAGGGGAAGCCCCCCAACAGTCAGCAGCTTCAGGCCAAAACTTCAGGCATTTGGGCTGAGTCCTTGGCCTCCAGTCTGGCAGTGGAGAGGCGAGGCTGAGGCTGACTGGTCAGGCCCTGCCCCTGGCCTGCCCCCCTCAGATCCTCACCAGGCCCTCACCAGCATGTGCTCCGCCAGCCAGCCCTCATCCCGGGCCAGCCGAGAGGCGATGCGAAGGGCAAAGCACTTCTTGCCCAGCAGGGAGTTGCCACCATAGCCGCTGCCGAAGGAGATGATCTCCCGCTGGTCAGGCACGTGGCCAATCAGGGTTTTCTCTGGATTGCATGGCCACTGGCTCACCGGCTCCCCTGGGGACAATGGATTCATGGGGCTGCTGGCAAGGGCATCAGGCATCAGGGTGTTGGGGGCTGGAGGGATTGGGGTTGGCAGGAAAGACACTGGGAGCAGTGGTGTTGTCAATGGGTGGCTAAAACCTCCTACCTCATGACACCTGTCAGCTCCTGTGCCCCTATTCTTGGATAATTCTTCTCAATCTTGTGCAAATGACATTGTCACCACAGACTCACTCCCAGCCCACTCCTGCTCTAGAACATGGGACTTCACTATCTCACTAATCAGGATGGCTAGGATGTGGGGTTCCCTCTGAATACAAGCTGGCCTCTGTGTCCTCCCCTGGGCAGAGCAGGTGCTCACCTTGCCCAGTCAAGGGTTGGCCCACAGAGTGAAGACACTTGACAAAGTCGCCATCTCCCAGGGCCTGAAGCACAGGTGTCCCCAACCGAGTCATAATCCGCATGCTTGCCACCACGTAGGCAGAGTCCGTGAGCTGCACTCCGATGCGGGACAGCGGGGAGCCCACGGGACCCATGCTGAACGGAATCACGTACATGGTTCGGCCTATGGAGGAAAACGCCCCCTGGATGAAGGGTTCCAACCTGTTGATACCTTCAGTGCCCCTGCATCTGTGTCCCTGCCCTGATTACCCTGCATGCAGCCTGGAAACCTCTCATCCACAGCTTGCTGGAACTCAGCTGGGGACA is a window encoding:
- the PCK2 gene encoding phosphoenolpyruvate carboxykinase [GTP], mitochondrial, which encodes MASVYRPGLRLSWHRLSPWGWASRCSIQTLRVLSGDLGQLPAKVRDFVEHSARLCHPEGIHICDGTEAENTATLALLEQQGLIRKLPKYNNCWLARTDPKDVARVESKTVIVTPSQRDTVPLPAGGARGQLGNWMSPAEFQQAVDERFPGCMQGRTMYVIPFSMGPVGSPLSRIGVQLTDSAYVVASMRIMTRLGTPVLQALGDGDFVKCLHSVGQPLTGQGEPVSQWPCNPEKTLIGHVPDQREIISFGSGYGGNSLLGKKCFALRIASRLARDEGWLAEHMLILGITNPSGKKRYVAAAFPSACGKTNLAMMRPALPGWKVECVGDDIAWMRFDSDGRLRAINPENGFFGVAPGTSATTNPNAMATIQSNTIFTNVAETSDGGVYWEGIDQPLPPGITVTSWLGKPWKPGDKEPCAHPNSRFCAPARQCPIIDPAWEAPEGVPIDAIIFGGRRPKGVPLVYEAFNWRHGVFVGSAMRSEATAAAEHKGKVIMHDPFAMRPFFGYNFGRYLEHWLSMEGRKGVQLPRIFHVNWFRRDEAGRFLWPGFGENARVLDWICRRLDGEESARETPIGLVPKEGALDLSSLGAIDTTQLFSLPKDFWQQEVRDIRSYLTEQVNQDLPKEVLAELEALEGRVRRM